A genomic window from Salinicoccus sp. RF5 includes:
- a CDS encoding threonine synthase: MEQFICSSCGRKHEITPTLWKCECGGVLDIAKGTPKIDVAAWNAYPNSLWRYVETMPFKKDSRTWEGVTMGEGQSPLIVLDSENPNSYVKVDYMMPTLSFKDRGAAVLMTLAKELGVKKVIADSSGNAGTAIAAYAARSNIACDIYLRDTTSPKKIDQVKAHGATIKAVHGTREDIAAVAQQAVDEEGVFYASHVYNPYFYEGTKTYAYEIYEQLNDAPDSVIVPVGNGTLLLGVYYGFKELFENALIEKMPKIIAIQAKHCAPLAEAYRNGEETAQAVVNEGTLAEGIAIAAPARSKQILEAVRNTNGTFIEIEEDEILDARAELSGKGFYVEVTSAVNYAGYLKYEKRPEEKIIIPLCGAGIKSK, translated from the coding sequence ATGTGGAGGTGTACTGGATATAGCGAAGGGAACCCCCAAGATTGATGTTGCAGCCTGGAATGCCTACCCGAACTCATTATGGCGCTATGTTGAAACCATGCCCTTCAAAAAGGATTCGAGGACATGGGAAGGCGTCACGATGGGAGAAGGTCAATCACCTCTAATTGTCCTGGATTCTGAAAACCCAAATTCATATGTGAAAGTCGACTACATGATGCCAACGTTATCCTTCAAGGATCGGGGCGCAGCCGTTCTGATGACACTGGCCAAGGAGTTGGGTGTGAAAAAGGTGATTGCCGACAGCAGCGGCAATGCAGGCACAGCAATCGCAGCCTATGCAGCACGCTCCAATATCGCCTGTGACATCTACTTGCGTGATACAACATCACCGAAGAAGATCGATCAGGTGAAGGCACATGGGGCCACAATCAAGGCGGTCCATGGTACCCGGGAGGATATTGCCGCGGTAGCCCAACAGGCTGTGGATGAAGAGGGGGTCTTCTACGCCAGTCATGTGTACAACCCGTATTTCTATGAAGGCACGAAGACATACGCCTACGAAATCTACGAACAGCTGAACGATGCGCCCGATTCGGTTATTGTTCCGGTGGGGAACGGGACACTGCTTCTTGGTGTCTATTACGGTTTTAAAGAGCTGTTTGAAAATGCCTTGATTGAGAAGATGCCGAAGATCATCGCCATCCAGGCGAAGCACTGTGCGCCCCTGGCTGAAGCCTACCGGAACGGTGAGGAGACTGCACAGGCCGTCGTCAATGAAGGGACGCTGGCGGAAGGGATCGCCATCGCCGCACCAGCGCGATCTAAGCAGATTCTTGAAGCTGTAAGAAATACGAATGGTACGTTCATTGAGATTGAAGAGGATGAAATCCTCGATGCACGAGCTGAACTGAGCGGAAAAGGATTCTATGTGGAAGTGACATCAGCAGTCAACTATGCCGGCTACCTCAAGTATGAAAAGCGTCCGGAAGAAAAAATAATCATCCCACTCTGTGGAGCGGGCATCAAATCGAAATAG